Proteins found in one Populus alba chromosome 14, ASM523922v2, whole genome shotgun sequence genomic segment:
- the LOC118044794 gene encoding protein ACCELERATED CELL DEATH 6 isoform X1, translated as MGSSEKMKRISYMDPVLFKAAAEGDIDPFEKYQTRLDQLLTPDENTILHVYLGNQSREPELTDFVDIILEMCPPLLFQANKKGEIPLHLAAAYGHSNVVKVLIDSAKALPTDSESGVTEAKKMLRMTNEEQDTALHEAARHRRSHVVEILTKEDPEFPYSANVHGETPLYIAASIITRWREERGKVVDGILGNCISVDYGGPNGRTALNAAIRVRDDETARKLLEKEKKLTQTTDENGWSPLHYAACYDWSPRIVQVLLENDASAAYIAEAEKRRTTLHIAAIQGHVNAMKEIVSRCPDCCELVDNRGWNALHYAVASKDRIAFLQCLKIPELARLGTKKNDKGNTPFHLIAALAHQQKQWRRVLFNDSYGYSSGREIICGLNKRQLSIDDIYEGNFAEIQKELVKSLEDVGSGPIGRGPFVMKGEKEKNNEERNKGEEEALSKARESHLVVAALIATVTFAAAFTLPGGYNSNQGPSEGTAILAKKAAFIVFVISDAMSMVLSLLAVFIHFMISLIHGFKMVKDEAMDENTTGILFGYAMLLTMITMGTMIIAFITGTYAVLEPSLGLAISTCLIGLSFFFLVYLVCRFIYKNLIS; from the exons ATGGGTTCTTCTGAGAAAATGAAACGTATCAGCTATATGGATCCTGTCTTGTTCAAAGCTGCAGCTGAAGGCGATATCGATCCCTTTGAGAAATATCAAACCCGCCTTGATCAGTTATTGACTCCAGACGAGAACACCATTCTTCATGTCTACTTAGGAAACCAAAGTAGGGAACCGGAACTCACTGATTTTGTTGATATAATTCTTGAAATGTGTCCACCACTGTTATTCCAAGCCAATAAGAAAGGTGAAATCCCACTCCATTTGGCAGCAGCATATGGCCATTCCAATGTGGTAAAGGTCCTCATTGACAGTGCCAAAGCTCTACCTACTGATTCAGAGAGCGGAGTAACAGAAGCAAAAAAGATGTTGAGGATGACCAATGAAGAGCAAGATACAGCGTTGCACGAGGCAGCTCGACATAGGCGGAGCCATGTGGTGGAAATATTGACTAAAGAGGACCCTGAGTTTCCATATTCCGCCAATGTTCATGGAGAAACTCCACTTTATATTGCTGCTTCCATTATCACGAGGTGGAGGGAAGAACGAGGAAAGGTAGTCGATGGAATCCTCGGAAATTGCATCTCAGTGGACTACGGCGGCCCTAATGGTAGAACTGCTCTAAACGCGGCAATCAGGGTGCGAGATGATG AGACAGCAAGAAAattgttagaaaaagaaaagaaattgacgCAAACAACCGATGAGAACGGCTGGTCACCACTTCACTACGCTGCCTGTTATGACTGGTCTCCTCGTATAGTGCAAGTATTACTAGAAAATGATGCGTCTGCGGCCTACATTGCTGAAGCAGAGAAGAGGAGAACAACACTTCACATTGCTGCTATTCAAGGACATGTCAACGCAATGAAAGAGATTGTTTCTCGATGTCCAGATTGTTGCGAGCTAGTTGATAACAGAGGTTGGAATGCCCTTCACTATGCTGTGGCAAGTAAAGATAGAATAGCATTCCTCCAATGTCTGAAGATTCCAGAGCTTGCAAGACTTGGAACGAAGAAGAATGACAAAGGAAACACGCCCTTCCATCTAATTGCTGCTTTAGCGCACCAGCAGAAGCAATGGAGACGTGTTTTATTTAACGATAGTTATGGTTATAGTAGTGGAAGGGAGATAATATGTGGTCTTAATAAGCGACAGCTAAGCATTGACGACATTTATGAAGGAAATTTTGCAGAGATACAG AAAGAGCTCGTAAAATCCCTTGAAGATGTTGGCAGTGGACCGATTGGTCGCGGTCCCTTTGTTAtgaaaggagagaaagagaaaaacaatgaggaGAGAAACAAAGGAGAAGAGGAAGCTTTGAGTAAAGCAAGAGAGTCTCATCTAGTTGTTGCAGCGCTGATAGCAACGGTAACATTTGCAGCAGCATTCACTCTCCCTGGCGGTTATAACAGCAACCAAGGTCCAAGTGAAGGCACTGCAATTCTTGCTAAAAAAGCTGCTTTTATAGTATTTGTTATATCAGATGCAATGTCAATGGTGCTTTCTCTTTTAGCTGTCTTTATCCACTTTATGATTTCACTGATTCATGGTTTTAAAATGGTAAAGGATGAAGCGATGGATGAGAATACCACTGGGATATTATTTGGGTATGCCATGTTGCTGACAATGATTACCATGGGTACAATGATTATCGCATTCATCACGGGCACATATGCGGTTCTAGAGCCTTCCTTGGGGCTTGCTATCAGCACTTGTCTCATTGGTCTGagcttcttcttccttgtgTATTTAGTGTGTAGGTTCATTTACAAGAATTTAATAAGTTAG
- the LOC118044794 gene encoding protein ACCELERATED CELL DEATH 6 isoform X2, whose product MGSSEKMKRISYMDPVLFKAAAEGDIDPFEKYQTRLDQLLTPDENTILHVYLGNQSREPELTDFVDIILEMCPPLLFQANKKGEIPLHLAAAYGHSNVVKVLIDSAKALPTDSESGVTEAKKMLRMTNEEQDTALHEAARHRRSHVVEILTKEDPEFPYSANVHGETPLYIAASIITRWREERGKVVDGILGNCISVDYGGPNGRTALNAAIRVRDDETARKLLEKEKKLTQTTDENGWSPLHYAACYDWSPRIVQVLLENDASAAYIAEAEKRRTTLHIAAIQGHVNAMKEIVSRCPDCCELVDNRGWNALHYAVASKDRIAFLQCLKIPELARLGTKKNDKGNTPFHLIAALAHQQKQWRRVLFNDSYGYSSGREIICGLNKRQLSIDDIYEGNFAEIQKELVKSLEDVGSGPIGRGPFVMKGEKEKNNEERNKGEEEALSKARESHLVVAALIATVTFAAAFTLPGGYNSNQG is encoded by the exons ATGGGTTCTTCTGAGAAAATGAAACGTATCAGCTATATGGATCCTGTCTTGTTCAAAGCTGCAGCTGAAGGCGATATCGATCCCTTTGAGAAATATCAAACCCGCCTTGATCAGTTATTGACTCCAGACGAGAACACCATTCTTCATGTCTACTTAGGAAACCAAAGTAGGGAACCGGAACTCACTGATTTTGTTGATATAATTCTTGAAATGTGTCCACCACTGTTATTCCAAGCCAATAAGAAAGGTGAAATCCCACTCCATTTGGCAGCAGCATATGGCCATTCCAATGTGGTAAAGGTCCTCATTGACAGTGCCAAAGCTCTACCTACTGATTCAGAGAGCGGAGTAACAGAAGCAAAAAAGATGTTGAGGATGACCAATGAAGAGCAAGATACAGCGTTGCACGAGGCAGCTCGACATAGGCGGAGCCATGTGGTGGAAATATTGACTAAAGAGGACCCTGAGTTTCCATATTCCGCCAATGTTCATGGAGAAACTCCACTTTATATTGCTGCTTCCATTATCACGAGGTGGAGGGAAGAACGAGGAAAGGTAGTCGATGGAATCCTCGGAAATTGCATCTCAGTGGACTACGGCGGCCCTAATGGTAGAACTGCTCTAAACGCGGCAATCAGGGTGCGAGATGATG AGACAGCAAGAAAattgttagaaaaagaaaagaaattgacgCAAACAACCGATGAGAACGGCTGGTCACCACTTCACTACGCTGCCTGTTATGACTGGTCTCCTCGTATAGTGCAAGTATTACTAGAAAATGATGCGTCTGCGGCCTACATTGCTGAAGCAGAGAAGAGGAGAACAACACTTCACATTGCTGCTATTCAAGGACATGTCAACGCAATGAAAGAGATTGTTTCTCGATGTCCAGATTGTTGCGAGCTAGTTGATAACAGAGGTTGGAATGCCCTTCACTATGCTGTGGCAAGTAAAGATAGAATAGCATTCCTCCAATGTCTGAAGATTCCAGAGCTTGCAAGACTTGGAACGAAGAAGAATGACAAAGGAAACACGCCCTTCCATCTAATTGCTGCTTTAGCGCACCAGCAGAAGCAATGGAGACGTGTTTTATTTAACGATAGTTATGGTTATAGTAGTGGAAGGGAGATAATATGTGGTCTTAATAAGCGACAGCTAAGCATTGACGACATTTATGAAGGAAATTTTGCAGAGATACAG AAAGAGCTCGTAAAATCCCTTGAAGATGTTGGCAGTGGACCGATTGGTCGCGGTCCCTTTGTTAtgaaaggagagaaagagaaaaacaatgaggaGAGAAACAAAGGAGAAGAGGAAGCTTTGAGTAAAGCAAGAGAGTCTCATCTAGTTGTTGCAGCGCTGATAGCAACGGTAACATTTGCAGCAGCATTCACTCTCCCTGGCGGTTATAACAGCAACCAAG GATGA
- the LOC118044887 gene encoding heavy metal-associated isoprenylated plant protein 28 has product MASIIEMRVHMDCAGCESKVKNALEKVKGVDDIDIDMGLQKVTVTGWADQKKILKTVRKTGRRAELWQLPYNPQHHSYSDHYYNQHHVNGPLTYHAPQPSSSYNYYKHGYDSNDHGYYHHPVHSSIFNHQTGVVFSDENPHGCSIM; this is encoded by the exons ATGGCG TCGATCATAGAAATGAGAGTGCATATGGATTGTGCTGGATGCGAAAGCAAGGTGAAAAATGCTCTGGAAAAAGTCAAAG GCGTAGATGACATAGATATAGATATGGGGTTGCAAAAGGTGACGGTCACAGGATGGGCTGACCAAAAAAAGATTCTAAAGACCGTTCGTAAGACAGGAAGAAGGGCTGAGCTCTGGCAATTACCTTACAATCCACAACATCATAGCTATTCTGACCATTACTACAACCAACACCATGTTAACGGTCCACTTACTTACCATGCACCTCAGCCTTCCTCTTCTTACAATTACTACAAGCATGGATATGATAGCAACGACCATGGTTATTATCATCACCCTGTGCATTCCTCCATCTTTAACCACCAGACAGGAGTAGTTTTCAGCGACGAAAACCCTCATGGTTGTTCTATAATGTGA
- the LOC140954547 gene encoding uncharacterized protein, with translation MKSRAGRSRPVESSSSSSDDDVCLGVSQEEKKAKKTTRDKGFQGWNDVAVWRDFKPIYIPEDIWPHYLQHVTSERFTRRSQSGAGNRNRPIHGSVTTHTGGSVPFSAHAKRMATSLGREPSPMELFVETHVRSHDRQKGTQQFVDNRAQHFVETYNNRLRERYEDDPSTHPEFDPDLWMEAGSSGGPDKNQVYGLSNTTAANLRSTGTASTAGSFQSVSSSQSKEFVALQQRCDHLSEAYTQLKEEQRLANEQHRAESEQQRAAYEELRQMVMNMTQEMSKDWLPEKFETEMGLMKNIPISWRK, from the exons ATGAAATCCAGAGCTGGTCGTTcacgtccagtcgaatcaagttcgtctagcagcgatgatgatgtttgcTTAGGTgtctctcaagaagag aaaaaagcaaaaaaaacaacgagggataaggggttccaaggttggaacgatgttgcggtttggagggatttcaaaccaatatacatcccggaagatatatggccgcactatcttcagcacgtgacgtctgagcggttcactcgacgctcacagtccggtgctggcaaccggaatcggccaattcatggctcggtgacaacgcacaccggcggctccgttccgttttctgcacatgcgaaacggatg gctacgtctcttggacgtgagccgagccctatggagctgtttgtggagacgcacgtgcgaagtcatgaccgccaaaaggggacgcaacagttcgttgacaaccgtgctcaacattttgtg gagacctataataatcggttgagggagagatacgagGACGATccatcgacccatccggaattcgatccggatttgtggatggaggctggatcgtcaggtggacccgataaaaatcaggtttacgggctctccaacactaccgcggccaacttgcggtcgaccggtactgcttcaaccgctgggagcttccaatctgtatcgagctcccaatctaaggagtttgtggccttgcagcaaaggtgcgaccacctatcagaggcatacacacaactcaaagaagagcaaagattggcgaacgaacaacacagagcagagtctgaacaacaaagagcggcctatgaagagcttcggcaaatggtcatgaacatgacacaag AGATGTCCAAAGACTGGCTTCCTGAGAAGTTTGAGACGGAAATGGGGCTGATGAAGAATATACCTATTTCTTGGAGGAAATAA
- the LOC118044982 gene encoding heavy metal-associated isoprenylated plant protein 28-like codes for MRVHMDCAGCESKVKNALEKVKGVDDIDIDMGLQKVTVTGWADQRKVLKTVRKTGRRTELWQLPYNPQHHSYSDHYYNQHHVNGPLTYHAPQPSSSYNYYKHGYDINDHGYYHHPVHSSIFNHQTGAVFSDENPHGCSIM; via the exons ATGAGAGTGCATATGGATTGTGCTGGATGCGAAAGCAAGGTGAAAAATGCTCTGGAAAAAGTCAAAG GCGTAGATGACATAGATATAGATATGGGGTTGCAAAAGGTGACGGTCACAGGATGGGCTGACCAAAGAAAGGTTCTAAAGACAGTTCGTAAGACAGGAAGAAGGACTGAGCTCTGGCAATTACCTTACAATCCACAACATCATAGCTATTCTGACCATTACTACAACCAACACCATGTTAACGGTCCACTTACTTACCATGCACCTCAGCCTTCCTCTTCTTACAATTACTACAAGCATGGATATGATATCAACGATCATGGTTATTATCATCACCCTGTGCATTCCTCCATCTTTAACCACCAGACAGGAGCAGTTTTCAGCGATGAAAACCCTCATGGTTGTTCTATAATGTGA